A stretch of Phragmites australis chromosome 12, lpPhrAust1.1, whole genome shotgun sequence DNA encodes these proteins:
- the LOC133887455 gene encoding uncharacterized protein LOC133887455 isoform X5 produces MSRFCCHIATYKDRSYYGGPDYACDRCSAIFWYQERIETQSSISQHRTVYKNCCRVGRISLPMHRPFPPPLQDLIRFDAGSRSNSFMRMIRQYNSLFAFTSLGVDVDRSINTGDGPYVFRINGVVHHRIGSLIPPIGKRPEYAQLYIYDTLNELQNRLNMFPAEEADKPNPEIVSDLIDMLNRVNPFVKKFRMARDRLMSPNAPDVAIKLISSVKTHDDRYSLPTSSELAGLLIGGSSANTSTFDVVVEAQPSQFKQISPIHPVLMSLQYPLLFPYGDKGFHTAIKLKEADSGTVGSREDVSMMEFYCYYMHYRRHEPNPATCCGRLSQQFGVNAYSCVEASRLSFHFFNQHLLRSETYQGISDAICHGASTGKDVGIKKMLPSSFIGSKRYMQQNYQDCMAICRVYGPPNKFTTFTCNPKWPEIIEAIRFEPGQKPCDRSDMVVRVFHMKLHEYLNDIKEDRIFGPVHAMAHTNEFQKRGLPHSHILVWQSATGRDRSVADVDRYISAELPDQILDPLGFSLVQEFMTHGPCGPSNPNSS; encoded by the exons ATGTCTCGCTTTTGTTGTCATATAGCTACATATAAGGATCGTTCTTATTACGGTGGGCCCGATTATGCCTGCGATAGGTGTTCTGCGATTTTCTGGTACCAAGAGAGGATTGAGACTCAAAGCTCGATCAGTCAGCATCGTACAGTTTACAAGAATTGCTGTCGTGTTGGGAGAATATCATTACCTATGCATAGGCCTTTTCCACCACCGTTGCAGGACCTGATTCGCTTTGATGCTGGTTCTCGATCGAACAGTTTTATGCGAATGATCCGACAATATAATTCTTTGTTTGCCTTCACTTCTCTTGGAGTTGATGTTGATAGATCTATTAATACTGGTGATGGTCCTTATGTCTTCCGTATTAATGGTGTTGTTCATCATCGTATTGGTTCGTTGATCCCCCCTATTGGCAAGCGTCCTGAATACGCACAACTGTACATCTATGACACTCTTAATGAATTACAAAATAGATTGAACATGTTCCCTGCAGAAGAGGCTGATAAACCCAATCCTGAAATTGTTTCTGACCTTATTGATATGTTGAATAGGGTCAATCCATTCGTCAAGAAATTTCGAATGGCAAGAGATAGACTTATGTCTCCAAATGCACCTGATGTTGCTATCAAACTTATCAGTTCTGTAAAAACACATGATGATAGATATTCCCTTCCAACTTCTTCTGAATTAGCAGGATTACTAATTGGTGGTTCTTCTGCTAATACTTCTACTTTCGACGTTGTCGTCGAAGCTCAGCCCTCACAATTCAAGCAGATTTCCCCAATCCATCCAGTACTCATGTCTTTGCAATATCCCCTATTGTTTCCGTACGGCGACAAAGGTTTTCATACTGCTATCAAGTTGAAGGAAGCTGATTCAGGTACTGTAGGATCCCGTGAGGACGTTTCTATGATGGAGTTCTATTGTTACTACATGCATTATCGCAGGCATGAGCCTAATCCAGCCACTTGCTGTGGTCGGCTTTCCCAACAATTTGGTGTCAACGCTTATTCATGTGTTGAAGCAAGCCGCCTTTCCTTTCATTTCTTTAATCAACACCTCTTACGATCTGAAACATATCAAGGAATATCAGATGCCATATGCCACGGtgcttccacaggaaaagatgttGGGATTAAAAAGATGTTGCCTTCTAGCTTTATTGGTAGTAAAAGGTATATGCAACAGAATTATCAAGATTGCATGGCTATTTGTCGCGTGTATGGACCGCCCAATAAATTCACCACATTCACTTGCAACCCAAAGTGGCCTGAGATTATAGAGGCTATTCGTTTTGAACCTGGCCAGAAACCATGTGATAGATCAGACATGGTAGTTCGTGTATTCCATATGAAACTTCATGAATATCTCAATGATATTAAGGAAGATCGAATCTTCGGCCCTGTACATGCAA TGGCGCATACTAATGAATTCCAAAAGCGTGGCCTTCCGCATTCTCATATCCTTGTGTGGCAATCTGCCACTGGTCGAGACCGATCCGTTGCTGATGTTGACCGCTATATCTCCGCTGAACTACCTGATCAGATCCTAGACCCGTTGGGATTTTCTTTGGTTCAGGAATTTATGACCCATGGTCCTTGTGGTCCTTCTAATCCAAATTCTTCAT GA